GTGTGTTCGGTACCGGGTTGCCAGTGGTTTCATTGACAGTTCTGTAACAGGGTTGTAACAACACCCGGTCACGGTGTAAACGGTCGCACAAAACCGTCCATTACCTAAAAGAGAGGGTATACATGAAATTCAAGTGCAAGTCCTTGTTGGTACTGGCTTTTATGGTGGCGTTCGCCTCCTCGGCCTTTGCTGGCACTCTGGAAGACGTCAAGAAGAAGGGATACATCACTCTTGGCGTGAGCGAAGGCGTGGTTGGGTTTTCCGCTCCGGATTCCGATGGCAAATGGGTTGGCTTCGACGTCGACATGGGCCGTGCGGTTGCCGCTGCGGTTCTGGGCGATTCCAATGCTCTGAAGTTCGTTCCGCTGGCTTCCAAGCAGAAGATCGTGGCCGTTTCCTCCGGTCAGGTCGATCTGGCTCCCCGCACCACCACCTGGACCCTGAAGCGCGACGCCAAGCAGGGCGTGGATTTCACCGTGGTAATGTTCTACGATGGTCAGGGTTTCATGGTCCGCAAGGATTTGGGACTCACTTCCGCCAAGGAACTGGACGGCGCTTCTGTTTCCGTGACCTCCGGCACCTCCAACGAGCTGAACGTGGCCGATTTTGCCCGTGCCAACGGCATCAAGCTGGAGACCGTTGTCTTCGACAGCAAGAAGGAAGCGTTTCAGGCGTACCTTGCCGGACGCGTGGATGCCTTCACCACGGATGCAAGCCAGCTTGCCGCCATGCGCGCCATGGCTCCGAACGCCAGTGAGCATGTGATCCTTCCCGAACGCATTTCCAAGGAACCGCTGGCTCCGTATGTCCGCCATGGCGACAATCAGTGGAAGGACCTGGTCACCTGGGTCATGTACGGCCTGATCGAGGCCGAGGAAAAGGGCATCACTCAGGCCAACGTGCTTGAGATGAAGACCAAATCCGATGACCCCATGGTCAAGCGCATGCTTGGCGTGACCGGCGATACCGGTTCGTTCCTGAATCTGGACAACGACTGGCTGGTCCGGGCCATTCAGGCCGTGGGCAACTATGGCGAGATGTACAATCGCTACTTCGGTCCTGACACCCAGCTGAATCTTCCCCGCGAACGCAACGAATTGTGGACCCGTGGCGGCCTGCTGTACGCCATGCCCATCCGCTAGTTCGCCAGACCCGAATACGACCCGGCCGGGCCGCCATTGTGCGGCTCGGCCGATTCGCTTTTCCTGAAACAGGCAGTACTATGTCCCCAGATTCAGCTTTCAAGGACCGCATACCCATGCTGCTGGTGCAGACCGCAGTGGTGGGCATTCTCATATATTTCGCCCTGACCCTGTTCCACAACACCCAGGCCAATCTGGAGGCGAGGAACATTGCGTCGGGCTACGGCTTCATGTCCGTGGAGGGCGGCCTGCCCATCAACGACACCCTGTTGCCGTACAAACCGAGCGACTCCTACGGATACGCCTTTTTCATGGGTGTACTGAACACCCTGTACGTGGCCGTGATCAGCATCGTCCTGTCCACGATCCTCGGCGTTATCGTGGGCTGTGCGCGGGTGTCCACCAACTGGCTCGTGTCCAGACTGGCGGCCGTGTATGTCGAGGTGCTCAGAAACATTCCGCTCCTTCTCACGCTTTTCTTCTGCTACTCCGTGGTGCTGGCTTCCCTGCCACATCCTCGCAAAAGTCTGGAGCCGATTTCCGGCGTGTTCCTGAACAACCGGGGGCTTTTTCTGCCGAGACCGGAATTTCAGGACGGATTTCTGTGGGTGGCGCTTGCCGCGGTCGTGGCGCTGATTGCGTCCTTTGTGCTGATTCGCCGGGCGCGTCGTCTGCGGGAGGAAACCGGCAAGGGGTTTCATGCCGGATGGATCGCCCTCGGCCTGTGCGTGGTGTTGCCGGGCATTGCCTGGCTCGTGACACCCGAAGCCGTGACCTTTGATTTTGCCAAGCTCAAGGGATTCAATTTCAAGGGCGGCATGGTGCTTCGGCCCGAATTTACCGCGCTGCTCACTGGTCTTGTTCTGTACACGGCAGCGTTCATTGCGGAAAACGTGCGCAGCGGCATTCAGTCCGTGAGCCGGGGACAGCTCGAGGCGGCCAAGGCGCTTGGGCTCAAGCCGGGGCTGACCATGCGTCGGGTGGTGCTGCCTCAGGCCCTGCGAGTCTGTGTACCCGCCACGACCAACGACTATGCCAGTCTGGTCAAGAACAGCTCGCTGGCCGTGGCCATCGGCTATCCGGACATGGTGTCCATCGGCGGCACCATCATCGGCCAGAATGATCAGGCCGTGGAGATCATCGGCCTGTGGATGGCGGTGTACCTGTCCATCAATCTGTGCATTTCCCTGTTCATGAACTGGTTCAACGCCCGAGTGCAGTTGGTGGAGCGGTAGCATGGAAACGACAAACGCGATGAATGAACCCAAGGTTTTCAGTCCTTTGCCCCAGCTTCCTCCGCCGCCCAGTTCCATCGGTGTTGCGGGGTGGCTCAAGGCCAATCTGTTCAACGGCTGGTTCAATTCCATTCTGACGCTTTGCAGCGTGGGACTGCTGCTCAAGGTTGTCCCGCCTCTGGTTTCCTGGGCGTTGCTGGATGCCTGCTGGATCGGGGAACCGGGCCAGTGCGATCAGACCGGGGGCGCATGCTGGGCCTTTGTGTTCCACAAGATGCGGCTGCTGCTTACCGGCACCTATCCGTCGGAATTCGTGTGGCGGCCTTCGATTGCCGGGATTCTGTTCGTGCTCATGGCTGCGGCCACGGTTTCGGGCAAGGTCAAGGCGCGGTATCTGGTTCCGGGCTGGGGGCTGCTCACGGTCCTGTCCTTCTGGCTCATCGGCGGAGGCGCGGGATTGGCGCATGTGGATCAGTCCATGTGGGGCGGTCTCATGCTCAGCCTCGGGCTGGCTGCCATCGGCATTCTGATTTCCGTGCCGCTCGGCATCCTGCTGGCTCTGGGCCGGCAAAGCTCCCTCGGCATGATCCGGCCGCTGTGCATCGCCATCATCGAACCCATCCGGGGCGTTCCCCTGATCACCATCCTGTTCATGGCCTCGGTCATGATGCCTTTGTTTCTGCCCCCGGGAATGCAGGTGAACAATCTGCTGCGCGTTCAGGTGGGCATCATTCTGTTTTCCTCGGCCTACATGGCCGAAGTGGTGCGCGGCGGACTTCAGGCCGTTCCCAAGGGACAGCTTGACGCGGCCAAGGCACTTGGTCTGTCCTACTGGAAGCTGACCCTGCTCGTGGTGCTGCCTCAGGCTCTGCGGCATGTGCTTCCCGCGCTCATCGGCCGCTGCATTGCTCTGTTCAAGGATACGTCTCTGGTCATCATCGTGGGCCTGCTGGATTTTCTCGGCATTGCCAAGGCCGCGGCGCAGGATCAGGATTGGCTCGGCTGCGACGCCGAAGCCTACGTGTTCTGCGCCTTTGTCTACTGGTGCATCTGTTTCGGCATGAGCCGTTACGGGCGGTCCCTGGAAAAACGCGGTCCCAAGACCAACAAGTAAGAGGTGGCGAACATGCCTTCCCGTGAAATCGTCATAGACGTGAAAGACCTCAACAAGTGGTACGGTTCGTTCCACGTTCTCAAGAATATCAATCTTCAGGTCCACCGGGGCGAGCGCATCGTGGTATGCGGCCCGTCCGGGTCGGGCAAGTCCACGCTCATCCGGTGCATGAACCGGCTGGAAACCCACCAGCAGGGGCGGATCGTGGTCAACGGCATCGAATTGACCGGCAATCTCAAGGGGCTGGAGAAAATCCGGCGCGAGGTGGGCATGGTGTTTCAGAGTTTCAACCTGTTCCCGCACATGTCCGTGCTGGACAACCTGACTCTTGCTCCGGTCTGGGTGCGGCACATGCCGCGCAAGGAGGCCGTGGAGCAGGCCATGCATTATCTCAGCCGCGTTCGCATTGCGGAACAGGCGGACAAGTTTCCGGGACAGCTTTCCGGCGGTCAGCAGCAGCGCGTGGCCATTGCCCGTGCCCTGTGCATGAATCCCTCGGTGCTTCTGTTTGATGAACCCACATCCGCACTTGATCCGGAAATGATCAAGGAAGTGCTCGACGTCATGATCGAACTGGCGGAAGAGGACATGACCATGGTCTGCGTTACCCACGAAATGGGCTTTGCCCGCACCGTGGCCGATCGCGTCATCTTCATGGACGGCGGAGAAATCGTCGAGGAAAATACCCCCGAGGAATTCTTCAACAATCCCCAATTCGATCGCACGCGCCTCTTTTTGAGCCAGATTCTCCAACATTAGAAGAAGATATGCCTTCGGCGACTCAAGAACCTTTTCAAGAAAAGGTTCTTGAGAATCTCCCAAAGTTTGCTGGTTCTACGCCGCCTGTACGGGATGAGGAAACTTGTCCGATCAGCACGGCGGCGTAGGGAGATGCGGAAGAACCTGACTTGTCCTGTCGAAAAACCGAGCTTCGTGGAAATGAGGAGAAAGAAAGCGAAAAGTTTTTTCCTGATATCCTTCCCGTCTTGAGAATCGGAAAAGGCCCGAGGAATGTCTCGCCAGAGCATTCATCGGGCCTTTTCCGATTCTCGAGACAGAATGGGGATCCAGGGGGCCTTGCTCCTTGGCGGGTCCGGGCAGCGCCCGCCCCCCGGGAGGGTCACCGAAGGCCTTCAGTTGTCCATCATGAACCGGAAAATGGCTTCCATGAACTTGCCGGACACCACATCGGGCAGGGCGAATTTCGGCAGGTTGTCGCCGGGCAGGGTGCCGACGTAGGCGAAATAGATTTCCTGAGACAGCCGGGTCAGTCCCGGTGCCAGATTCGAATCCCAGAGTTCGGAGCGCTGTCCGGCCTCCATGTCGTAGGAGCGGCATTGCAGGGGCCGCTGCGCAAAAAGCAGGCACGTGCCTTCCTCAAGCAGCGGACAGACCGCCCCGGCCTGCGACAGGCAGTACTCGGTGCTTTCGCCTTCCGGCCCGAAATCCCGCGCGGTTTGGCGTTCCTTTCGCGCGGTTTCCACGGCGCGTTCGATCACGTCCAGCCGTTGCTGGCTGGTCAGATGCATGTTTATGCTGTGGCTGAGATGCACGGCCTCGGCCAGCGTGAGCTTGATGGGCGTGGAGCAGCACCGGTCGTGATCCCTGCCGCACCGCTGGCCCGATTCGGAGGGGAACATGTCCTCCAGCGTCTGCACCAGCCCTTCGTAGTCGTTGAGAAACGGGGAGAGGTCCACAAGCCGCTTGAATTCGAGACAGGGCTCGCGCACGGTGAGCTTGCCGCTGGATTTGCCGTATTTGCGGATGGTGCGCCACTGGTTGAAGTTGGCGGGCTTGGACTTGAGTTTTCGCAGGGTCTTGTAGGCCAGCATGTGCCCGAGTCCCCGGCGGAGCAGGTAGGCGTTGAGCACGGTTCCGGTGCGGCCGATGCCGTGTCGGCAGTGGATGAGCACTTTCTTGCCCAGATAGATGGCCTCGTCCAGCCATGCCAGGGTCTTTTCCAGCTCCTGAAGGCCGGGCGCCTCCTCGTCCTGAAGCGGAAGGTAGCGGACTTCGAATCCCGCGCCGTGCTCGATGTCGTGCAGATCGCAGAATTCGCCGCACAGGTTGAGGATGGCGTCAATGCCCTGATCGCGGATCGCGTCGAGCTGGGCGTGGCTCATGGGGGCCTGCCCAACGGCGAGCTGATCCGTGACCCAGGTCAGGACGTAGACGGGCTTATGCCTGGGAATCTTCATGGTTTTCCGCCTGCCGGAAGAAGTTGTCCACGGCCTTGTCCACGTCTTCCCCGGAATTGAGGCTCATGTCCATGAGTCGGGTCACGGCCATGAGATAGCCGAGACGGGCCAGCCGCTTGCGCGTGTCGTTTTCATCCATGCGCGCGCATTTGGCGTCCAGCAGGTCGCCCTTTGCGGAAACCTCGAAACCGTAGCGTTCCAGAATTCGGGTTATGAAGGCGAGCCGGAGCACCCGGTTGTCCATGGCTGCACCGCCCCCCTTGAACCGGAAGGAAATGTAGTTGGCCCCGGGATCGTTGCCGCACACCGTATCCACCACCGAAAAGTGGTAGCCGAACCGGACCATGAGGTGCAGATAGTCGTCGGAGATGAGTGCATAGCTGGCCAGCAGCTTGGAATCGAAGCGGAATATGCCGCCGCTCATCCTGTCGAATTCCTCCCAGTCCATGTGCGTGAGCCGGTTGGACCAGGGGACGCGCGGGTCGGCCAGCCCGTACCACAATGCCCACATGGGGCGGCTGCGGATGTCGTCAGCCGAGACTTCCCTGGAGTTGACTCCTGCTCCCTCGAACAGGCCGTCGCCCAGATCAAGCACGTACATGACGATGGGCAGGCTGGTGGTGAGACGTTTTGCCCCGCCCATGCCGCGTCCGGTCTTGTCCACCAGAGTGAACATCTCGCCGACCGCCTTTTCATGGCAGAACCGCACCACGTCATGCAGGGAGCGGCAACCCACGGGCGAAAAATTGCGCGCAGCCGGATCGGTCAGATTCAGTTTCACGGTCAGGGGAATGATGGGCTTGTACTGGGCAAGGGAGTGCTCGGGCGCGGCCTTGCGCTGCATGGCCCGGGTCAGGACCTCCTCCACGCATCCCTCGTAGACCGAGCCGGTAGCACCGTCCACGGTCACGAGTTGGCCTTCGGGCAGGGACTCCATGGGGTAGTCGCCGATGAGTACGGGAATGCCTGCCTCCCGGGCCACCGAGGCAAAATGGCTGGCCCGGCTGCCCGTGTGCGCGATCACTGCGTTCAGGCTGCCCACGAAACCGGCCAATGCAGGCTTGAGCATGGGCGTGACCACGACCGCGCCATCCGGGATGTTGGCAAAATCCGCGCCAGTGGCGGCATGGTATATCTCGCCGCATCCCGCGCCGCCGGATGCGCGTTCCATTTGCTGCGCCAACGGTTTGGCGAGAATGCAGTGGTCGGACTGTCCGGCCTCTTCACGTTCGGATTGCAGGGGCCGGGTTTGGAGAATGAATATCTTGCCCGTGGAATCTATGGCCCATTCCACGTCCTGAGGACCGTCGAGACGCTTTTCCAGGTGCATGGCGATGCGGCCCAGTTTGCGCAGGTCATCCGGATCGGGCATGCCCTGCTGGTCCGGATCGCATCCTTCGATGGGCTCTGGCTGCTTGTCACGGGTCAGGGTCGCCTTGATCGGGCGGGCGCTGCCGTCGACAAGGGAGTTGCCCAGACCGCGTACCGCATAGACGCCCATGGTGCGTCCCTGTTCGCCCTTGCAGTCCGGGTCGTCCGTATAGATGACTCCGGCATGTTCGGCCTCGACCATGGGCAGGATGAGCACGGCCATGGCCGTATCCGAGTCGGTCAGGCCGTGGGTGATGCGGTAGGATACGGCTCTCGGGCAGTACTTGCCCGCCAGCACGCGCTTGTAGGCTTCCACCGCATCGTTGGGGTGCACGTCGAGTTCGCTGGCGTACTGGCCGGCAAAGGAAATGTCGCCGTCTTCGGAAAGCGCGCTGCTGCGTACTGCGATCAGGTCGTCCTCGCCGATGATTTCGGACACGCCCAGCCGGATGCCTCGGGCGATTTCCTCGGGAACCTCGCCTTCCAGAATCAGTTCCTGCATTTCCAGAGTGAGCTGGGCCAGAAGATTGCGATCGCCGACCACCATGCGGCGGAGCCGTTTTTCCATGTCCGGGCCGAGCCCGTTGCTCTCGATGAAATAATGGAACGCATTGGCCGTGACCACGAATCCCGGGGGAACCGGCGCGTTGGCATCGCGCAGGGCGCGGGCCAGATTGGAGGCCTTGCCTCCGGCAAGCCGACGCGCGTCCGCAGCCTCGGCAAGGGACAGGATGAAGGGCGGCCCGGCCTCGGGCTGGTCCAGTTCCAGAGCCATGCGCACGTAGAAATCGATCTTGCGGTAATATTCGGGCAGGTCCATGTACTGGCCCGGATTCATCTCCACAAGCTGCCCGGCCATGTTGCCGACGGCAGCGGAGAGGCGTGAACAGAGCCATGCCGCGCGTGTGCGGTCCGCAAGCACGTCGCCGTAGAACAGCTCTTCCAGATCCGCTATCAGTTGCAGGGCGATGTTGTCCTGGGCGAGCAGGGTCTTGAACGCCTCGTACTTGCGTCGGAGCAGGGTGCCCGGGGCGAATATCTGATAGGTCCAGTGCTTGAAGAGCTGTTTCGCGTCCATGGTTTCCTACCTTGCCAGAACGTCTTCGACCTTGGTTTCCAGCTCGTCCTTGTCAATGGGCTTGACGCAGTATTCGTCGGCGCCCAGACGCAGGGAATCACGCGCGGTCTCCAGAGTGGGATAGCCGGTCAGCATGATGGCCCGGACTGTGGGATTGGCTTTCTTGATTTCCTCCAGCACTTCCACGCCGGTCATCTTCTTGAGCTTGATGTCCAGAATGGCCAGATCGACCTCATGTTCGGCAACGTGGCGAATCGCGTCTTCCTCTTCGGTAAAGGCGTCCACGTTGTGCCCTTTGCGCTCCAGAATGCGTTTGACCAGTATGCCTGCGTCCATGACGTCGTCGAGAACGAGTATTTTTGCCATAAGTTAATTCTCCTCGGTAGGTTGCGAGGCTACGCGCTTGTACGTGCCCAGGTCCAGGGGAAGGTGGACTTCGAACAGGGTTCCCGGTCCGCGTTCGGGCGCACCCGGACGTTCCGGAAAACGGAAGTCCGTGGGAACCGGACTCGCGGCGGTGATTTCGCCGCCATGGTCCTCGATGATGCCGAAGGACACGGACAGGCCGAGTCCGGTGCCGACGCCAACGGGCTTGGTGCTGAAGAACGGGTCGAATATCTTGCGCAGCGTGTCTTCGGCAATGCCGGAACCGCTGTCCGCCACCATGATGGACACCTTGCCGTTGGGCGTGTCCAGTTCGGTGCGGACCACGATGGTTCCGCCGTCCTCGGGCATGGCGTCCCGGGCGTTGTTGAGCAGATTGATCCAGACCTGCTTCAGCTTTTCCGGGTCGCCGTAGATGATGGGGAACCGATCATCCAGTTCGGTAAGAATTTCCGTGCGGTCCAGACTGAAGGTATGGGCCACGAGCCGAACCGCCTCCATGACCGAATTGTTGAAGCACATTTCGCGTTTCTGCGATGCTGCGGAACGCGAGAAGCCCAGCAGGTCGGCCACGATCTTGCGGCAGACCTTGGCCTGACTTTCCACGGTCCGGAGGTCCTGATGAATCTGGCTTTCCGGGTCCAGATCCTCCTGAAGGAGCTGGACATAGCCCAGTATGATGCCGAGCGGGGTGTTGATTTCATGCGCCACGCCACCGGCGAGCTGACCAAGGGCTTCCATCTTCTGGGCCTGAATGAGCTGCGCTTCGTACTGCTTGATGTCGGAAATGTCGCGGTCCGTGCGCAGCAGCCCCACGATGTGGTTCTTGTCGTCCTGGATCGGGATGCAGACCACGTGGAACCAGCGTTCCTTGTCACCTTCCATGATCTGAATCTGCTTGTCGATGCGCGTGCCCGATTCCAGGATGTCGCGCGCGTCCAGATGGCGTTCCTCGGCCACTTTTTCCGGGAACAGGTCGAAGTCGGTCTTGCCTTCGATTCCCGCAAGACTCAGGCCCACGGATTCGGCAAAGCTGCGGTTCGCGCCCTGATACCGCATCCGGGTGTCCATGAGAGATACCCGGTCCGGGGTGCCGTCCAGCAGGGTGCGCATGAGTCGCTGCTGGTCGCGGAGGTTGGTTTCCGCGTCCCGAAGTTCGTCGATGTGCGTCTTCAGGGTCAGGGACATGACATCGAAGGTTTCGGCCAGATCCTGCAATTCGTCACCGGCGTTTTCCCGGTACACGGCGCAGGCGCGGCAGGAATCCAGACCGCAGGGAAACGCTGCGGGCGGGCATTCCGGACACATGGTGCCCGCAATGTACCAGCAGCGGCGGCGGGTTTCGCCGTATGCCGGACAGTCCTTGAGTTCGCAACGGCGCATTTCCCAGCAGTTCACGCCGGACGGGGAGCCCATGTCCGGGTCCAGATTCCCCTTGAGCATTTCCTCGGCATGGCGCCGCAGATCGCCGAGTCTGCGCGTGACGCGCCGGGCGAACAGGGTGGCCAGCGCAGTTGCCAGAAACAGGCCGCCGCCGAACAGAATGGCCAGCGCCGTGACCAGTTCCCGGACAGAGGCGTTGATGCGCGTCTTGGAAAGCCCGACGCGTACCGTGCCGAGCCGTTTGCCCGTGACCGACACCGGGGCTGCGAAATCATAGATGCGCAGCTTCTTGTCCGCCAGAAGCTGGATGTGGACGTGCACACCGTCCCTGACCGAATTGGCCTTGATCAGGTCGATCGGGAATCCCTTGTGATAACTGTGGGCCAGAACATGGCCTTCCGAGTCCTGTACAAAGGCGTAGACCACGTCGCCCACGAGCACCTGCTCGTCCACCATGTCCTTGAGGCGGAGAAAGTCTCCGGCAAGCAGGGGCTCAACGGCTCGGGTGGACAGACTTTCGGCTCGGGCCGAGCCGCGCTTCTTGCTTTCCTCGACCAGCGCCTTGGCCGTCATCCTGCCCACCAGAGGCAGCAGCACCAGCGCCATGGCCACCACGATGGCCGTGATGCCCAGATTGAGCTTGGTGCGGAATTTGAGTCGTGCAAGCGGACGCATGACTATTTCAACCCCAGTTTGCCGGCCAGTTCCCTGACCGGGTCGTAATCCTGGTCAATGGCCGGGATGATGCCGCGGAATCCGGCTGTCTTCAGGATTTCCGCCTGAGACTGGTCCACCGGGGTCAGTCTGAACATGGCCTCGGCAATGCGGTGGACCACTGTCGGGTCCAGCCCCTTGCGCGCCGCGTACACCCATCCCGGATAGGGACGGGTTTCGGCCAGCACGCGCAGGTCGTCCAGATTGATTCTGCCGCGCACCACGTCCAGGGTGCCCTTGCGGATCGTGCCGATGTCGTAGGCCCCGGCGTATACGGCGAGCACGACCTTTTCCTGCTTGCCGCCCGGGCCGGGCGCGAATGCGACCTCGGAAAAGTCGTCGCGTCGGATGTCGTGATCATAGAAAAGGCCCAGCGGGAACAGATACCCTCCGGCCGATCCCGGGTCCACCGCAATCCATCGCTTGCCCCGGCACTGGTCTATGTTCCTCACCGTGGGGTTGTCCTTGCGGCAGATGATCTGTCCGCGAAAATCCGGTTTGCCCGAGGGCTCCACCACCCGGGCGAACGCCTTGGCTCCGGCCTGTGCCAGCTTGATGTAGATGAACGGGTTGGAATAGGATATGTCGATTTCCCCGCGTTCCACCATCTTGATGTGTTCGTCGAAGGTGTCCGGGAATATCTGCTTCAGGGGCAGGCCGGTTTCCTGACGAAGATATTCGAGCAGCCTGCGGTGGCGCTGGAACGAGACCGTGTGTGCGTATTGGGGCAGGTAGGCATAGGTGATGGCATCGCCGGACCGTGCTGCCGTGATGGTTTCGCGTTTGGACAGGTCCACCTCGACCGTGGGTTCGCTGTCCGTGCATCCCGCGAGGAAGGCGAGCAGCAGGACGGCGGCCACCAGTGGCGCCGCAAGTTTCGTATGGAGTTTCGAGAGGTTTCCGGTCATTGTCGATCTGCCTGCTGCTGACGGTTTCCTGCGAGTCTTGGTGGAACAGTATACGGCCCGGAGCCGATGAAATCAAACGACTTGGCAATCCCGGTGTTTGGCCGTAATGAATACGCAACACGAACGGAGCGAAAAAATATGTCTGACAGTTTCAAAGTCCCGATGAAACCTTGGGTATTGACCTTGTTTCTTCTCTTTGTGGCCGTGACTGCCGGTCTGGTTGTCTGGAGTTTCCGCTCCGGATTCCTCTGGACTGCCATATGCCTCATAGCCGTGGCCGCCCCCCTGTCCCTGCTCTACTGGTACATGCTGTACGTGAATCCGCATCGCACGAGCATTGCCGTGGCCGAGGAAGGCTTGCTG
Above is a window of Pseudodesulfovibrio tunisiensis DNA encoding:
- a CDS encoding amino acid ABC transporter ATP-binding protein; translation: MPSREIVIDVKDLNKWYGSFHVLKNINLQVHRGERIVVCGPSGSGKSTLIRCMNRLETHQQGRIVVNGIELTGNLKGLEKIRREVGMVFQSFNLFPHMSVLDNLTLAPVWVRHMPRKEAVEQAMHYLSRVRIAEQADKFPGQLSGGQQQRVAIARALCMNPSVLLFDEPTSALDPEMIKEVLDVMIELAEEDMTMVCVTHEMGFARTVADRVIFMDGGEIVEENTPEEFFNNPQFDRTRLFLSQILQH
- a CDS encoding response regulator, producing the protein MAKILVLDDVMDAGILVKRILERKGHNVDAFTEEEDAIRHVAEHEVDLAILDIKLKKMTGVEVLEEIKKANPTVRAIMLTGYPTLETARDSLRLGADEYCVKPIDKDELETKVEDVLAR
- a CDS encoding protein-tyrosine phosphatase family protein — protein: MKIPRHKPVYVLTWVTDQLAVGQAPMSHAQLDAIRDQGIDAILNLCGEFCDLHDIEHGAGFEVRYLPLQDEEAPGLQELEKTLAWLDEAIYLGKKVLIHCRHGIGRTGTVLNAYLLRRGLGHMLAYKTLRKLKSKPANFNQWRTIRKYGKSSGKLTVREPCLEFKRLVDLSPFLNDYEGLVQTLEDMFPSESGQRCGRDHDRCCSTPIKLTLAEAVHLSHSINMHLTSQQRLDVIERAVETARKERQTARDFGPEGESTEYCLSQAGAVCPLLEEGTCLLFAQRPLQCRSYDMEAGQRSELWDSNLAPGLTRLSQEIYFAYVGTLPGDNLPKFALPDVVSGKFMEAIFRFMMDN
- a CDS encoding PEP/pyruvate-binding domain-containing protein: MDAKQLFKHWTYQIFAPGTLLRRKYEAFKTLLAQDNIALQLIADLEELFYGDVLADRTRAAWLCSRLSAAVGNMAGQLVEMNPGQYMDLPEYYRKIDFYVRMALELDQPEAGPPFILSLAEAADARRLAGGKASNLARALRDANAPVPPGFVVTANAFHYFIESNGLGPDMEKRLRRMVVGDRNLLAQLTLEMQELILEGEVPEEIARGIRLGVSEIIGEDDLIAVRSSALSEDGDISFAGQYASELDVHPNDAVEAYKRVLAGKYCPRAVSYRITHGLTDSDTAMAVLILPMVEAEHAGVIYTDDPDCKGEQGRTMGVYAVRGLGNSLVDGSARPIKATLTRDKQPEPIEGCDPDQQGMPDPDDLRKLGRIAMHLEKRLDGPQDVEWAIDSTGKIFILQTRPLQSEREEAGQSDHCILAKPLAQQMERASGGAGCGEIYHAATGADFANIPDGAVVVTPMLKPALAGFVGSLNAVIAHTGSRASHFASVAREAGIPVLIGDYPMESLPEGQLVTVDGATGSVYEGCVEEVLTRAMQRKAAPEHSLAQYKPIIPLTVKLNLTDPAARNFSPVGCRSLHDVVRFCHEKAVGEMFTLVDKTGRGMGGAKRLTTSLPIVMYVLDLGDGLFEGAGVNSREVSADDIRSRPMWALWYGLADPRVPWSNRLTHMDWEEFDRMSGGIFRFDSKLLASYALISDDYLHLMVRFGYHFSVVDTVCGNDPGANYISFRFKGGGAAMDNRVLRLAFITRILERYGFEVSAKGDLLDAKCARMDENDTRKRLARLGYLMAVTRLMDMSLNSGEDVDKAVDNFFRQAENHEDSQA
- a CDS encoding ATP-binding protein — protein: MRPLARLKFRTKLNLGITAIVVAMALVLLPLVGRMTAKALVEESKKRGSARAESLSTRAVEPLLAGDFLRLKDMVDEQVLVGDVVYAFVQDSEGHVLAHSYHKGFPIDLIKANSVRDGVHVHIQLLADKKLRIYDFAAPVSVTGKRLGTVRVGLSKTRINASVRELVTALAILFGGGLFLATALATLFARRVTRRLGDLRRHAEEMLKGNLDPDMGSPSGVNCWEMRRCELKDCPAYGETRRRCWYIAGTMCPECPPAAFPCGLDSCRACAVYRENAGDELQDLAETFDVMSLTLKTHIDELRDAETNLRDQQRLMRTLLDGTPDRVSLMDTRMRYQGANRSFAESVGLSLAGIEGKTDFDLFPEKVAEERHLDARDILESGTRIDKQIQIMEGDKERWFHVVCIPIQDDKNHIVGLLRTDRDISDIKQYEAQLIQAQKMEALGQLAGGVAHEINTPLGIILGYVQLLQEDLDPESQIHQDLRTVESQAKVCRKIVADLLGFSRSAASQKREMCFNNSVMEAVRLVAHTFSLDRTEILTELDDRFPIIYGDPEKLKQVWINLLNNARDAMPEDGGTIVVRTELDTPNGKVSIMVADSGSGIAEDTLRKIFDPFFSTKPVGVGTGLGLSVSFGIIEDHGGEITAASPVPTDFRFPERPGAPERGPGTLFEVHLPLDLGTYKRVASQPTEEN
- a CDS encoding amino acid ABC transporter substrate-binding protein, which translates into the protein MKFKCKSLLVLAFMVAFASSAFAGTLEDVKKKGYITLGVSEGVVGFSAPDSDGKWVGFDVDMGRAVAAAVLGDSNALKFVPLASKQKIVAVSSGQVDLAPRTTTWTLKRDAKQGVDFTVVMFYDGQGFMVRKDLGLTSAKELDGASVSVTSGTSNELNVADFARANGIKLETVVFDSKKEAFQAYLAGRVDAFTTDASQLAAMRAMAPNASEHVILPERISKEPLAPYVRHGDNQWKDLVTWVMYGLIEAEEKGITQANVLEMKTKSDDPMVKRMLGVTGDTGSFLNLDNDWLVRAIQAVGNYGEMYNRYFGPDTQLNLPRERNELWTRGGLLYAMPIR
- a CDS encoding amino acid ABC transporter permease encodes the protein METTNAMNEPKVFSPLPQLPPPPSSIGVAGWLKANLFNGWFNSILTLCSVGLLLKVVPPLVSWALLDACWIGEPGQCDQTGGACWAFVFHKMRLLLTGTYPSEFVWRPSIAGILFVLMAAATVSGKVKARYLVPGWGLLTVLSFWLIGGGAGLAHVDQSMWGGLMLSLGLAAIGILISVPLGILLALGRQSSLGMIRPLCIAIIEPIRGVPLITILFMASVMMPLFLPPGMQVNNLLRVQVGIILFSSAYMAEVVRGGLQAVPKGQLDAAKALGLSYWKLTLLVVLPQALRHVLPALIGRCIALFKDTSLVIIVGLLDFLGIAKAAAQDQDWLGCDAEAYVFCAFVYWCICFGMSRYGRSLEKRGPKTNK
- a CDS encoding amino acid ABC transporter permease, producing the protein MSPDSAFKDRIPMLLVQTAVVGILIYFALTLFHNTQANLEARNIASGYGFMSVEGGLPINDTLLPYKPSDSYGYAFFMGVLNTLYVAVISIVLSTILGVIVGCARVSTNWLVSRLAAVYVEVLRNIPLLLTLFFCYSVVLASLPHPRKSLEPISGVFLNNRGLFLPRPEFQDGFLWVALAAVVALIASFVLIRRARRLREETGKGFHAGWIALGLCVVLPGIAWLVTPEAVTFDFAKLKGFNFKGGMVLRPEFTALLTGLVLYTAAFIAENVRSGIQSVSRGQLEAAKALGLKPGLTMRRVVLPQALRVCVPATTNDYASLVKNSSLAVAIGYPDMVSIGGTIIGQNDQAVEIIGLWMAVYLSINLCISLFMNWFNARVQLVER